From the genome of Synergistaceae bacterium:
GCTGTGTCGTGAAAGGCGCGGAGTACGCAGGGACGCTGCACGCCGTCGTGGAGGGCGATGAGATGGAGTACCTTTCCGTCTACTTCGTCTGCAGGAATTTCAACGGCGAGCCGCACGGCAGCGACGAGGGGGAGGTCGAGTGGATGGATGTCGACGAGAGCCTTACCGCGCCGGATATGCACCCGATCTATCGCCTCCTGATGCCGCGCATAATCGGGGGGGACTATCCGTTCGACGGCACGATGCTCGTCGAGAAGGGGGCGCCTCCCGTGTACGACATCGCCGGTCCGGTACCGAGAGCCCTGTGACCTGCTAGCCCTTCAGTTCCGATATTATATCCTTGATCAAGAGGTCGGCGGCCGAGTAGGACACTTGGCAGGTGCCGACCCTTTTGTGTCCGCCCCCTCCGTGCTTCAGCATCAGGGCTCCTATGTCGGTCTTGCACGTCCTGTTGAGGATGCTGTGCCCGCACGCGATGGCCACGTTCTGCATCTGCTTGCCGTCGACTATCCAAACGGAGGCGTTCTGCTCGGGGTAGAGGCTGTATATCAGGAACCTGTTACCTGTGTAGATGGGGGATACGCCGCGCAGGTCCGTGATTATCACGTTTCCGTTTATCCTGGTGTGAGAGTGGATCATCTCCGTGAACAGCGCCGTCTGCTCGTAGTACATCGCGACTCGCTCCTTCACGTCCGGGTGCTCCAGTATCTCGCCTATGGTCATGTTTCTGCAGTGGTTGATCAGGTTCTCCATCAGCTGGTAGTTGCTTATGCGAAACTCCCTGAACCTGCCCAGCCCGGTCCGGGGGTCGCAGAGAAAGCCCAGAAGGATCCAGCCCTCGGGGTTGAGGATCTCCTCCGCGGTCAAATTGCCCGAGTCTACTTTGTCGACTCCTTCGATCATATCATCATAACCGGGGAAGCGCTCCGCTCCGCCGTAATACTCGTAGATTATCCTGGCGGCGGACGGCGCGAG
Proteins encoded in this window:
- a CDS encoding NUDIX domain-containing protein → MESWEGCAYTALIVFGFLIRDGKVLIVRRANDPYRGERTVPGGRKQRGESLRQALAREIKEETGCVVKGAEYAGTLHAVVEGDEMEYLSVYFVCRNFNGEPHGSDEGEVEWMDVDESLTAPDMHPIYRLLMPRIIGGDYPFDGTMLVEKGAPPVYDIAGPVPRAL
- a CDS encoding exopolyphosphatase, with translation MRLITRSDFDGLICGILLKEAGVINSWKFVHPKDLQDGLFQPTENDVLANVPYVPGCGMWFDHHSSEEERVGWTQDAKGESRLAPSAARIIYEYYGGAERFPGYDDMIEGVDKVDSGNLTAEEILNPEGWILLGFLCDPRTGLGRFREFRISNYQLMENLINHCRNMTIGEILEHPDVKERVAMYYEQTALFTEMIHSHTRINGNVIITDLRGVSPIYTGNRFLIYSLYPEQNASVWIVDGKQMQNVAIACGHSILNRTCKTDIGALMLKHGGGGHKRVGTCQVSYSAADLLIKDIISELKG